A window of Candidatus Bathyarchaeota archaeon genomic DNA:
GTAACGCGCAATGGGAAACTTTTTGAAGCCGTTGTTTTCCTTGAAAGTATCCAATGAGGGGTGGTTTCCGATTCTGCCATACATAAGCCACCTGTTGCCATTGGCCGCACAAACTTCTACTGCTTTGGCTAGAAGAGCATTGTTTAGGGCTTTGTCCCAGTGTTTCTGTAACGAGAGGATCTGGGAGATGATGGCGATTTGGTCACCGTAGACAATCTGGATAAAACCAACTAATTCGTCGTCAATGTAGGCTCCAATGAAAGTGGCTTTTTTTGCCATAGCCATATTGTCGCCTACGGATTTGAGTGATTCTCCATAGTGCGGGAAGGCTCGACCCTGCCTAATCGGTGTTTCATTGTAGATCTTCCAGATGCCCTCAACCAACTTGTCGTCGAGATCGACCACTTTGACTTTTACACCGCTCTTTTCGGCTCGCCGAACCATATTGCGGGTTTTCTTACCCACCGAACTGAACCAGTCATCAAAGGTTGTTATCTCTAACAAACCCACATTGTCTTCCGTTCGCAACCAATTACTCTGCGGATTCGTTATTGGGCAACACCAGGCGCGTTCTAGAAAAGTGTAGATATCCACCCTGCGTTCTTCAAGTTTTTCGATGAAAGCTTGAGTTGGAGAGGCATTTTTTTCGTATTCTTGGTTATCTTTAGCTATCTTTACAAAGAACTTCTTTCTAACTTGGACAGAGTCAAATTCATCATCCACTTCAAGCAAAAATTTTAGTGCTTCGTAGTAGCGGCCTCTGTGGTTTTTTTTGCCAGTAACGAATAGCCATTCTGGATGAATAGATATCACTGTACCTTCCTTTAACCACGTTTTAATTTCCTCTTTTACGGTATCCAGTCCAACCTCAAATATTCTAGTATCTAAGCTGGTAGTTTTGTATTCATGAAAAGACTGCAACGGGAAACCATTGGGCACTGAAGATTGCTTTTGCCCAAGTTTACGTTTCCAAAGTAGTTGCGCAAACCTGTTGGAGGTACCATGATATGTGTAGAAGTTCACGGTTCTTCCAGTTCCCTTCTCTAGACTCGTTAGTTCTTTTTCTGCGTCGTTAGCTATATGTAATCCGATTTCATGTCTATCCGGCTGTAGCAGTTCCAAAAGTTTTTTATCGGGAATCGTATACGGCGTAAAGAACCAGTAAGCTTTCACCTTTTTGGGCGATTCGTTTACCATTTTGGCGATGACACGGGCATTTCTAAGATAATCTTTTCCCTTTCTGTTTTTGATGCCTAATGCCACATAGAAAAAACTTTTCTTCCTCGACGAGGGATAAGGGTAATCAACATCTATTCTGAGTTTTATCGTTGCTTGAATTTCAGTCACTTAAGAAGACTCCACTTGTTTAGCCGTGGCATTAACGTGGCATTGTTATCTTGCTTCTTTTATGAAAACTTATCTGTAAAGCTATCATAGCTTACTGATTTGATCGAACAATTCCTCACGCACGTAGTACTGCTTGATTTTTGGGTTATCGATGAATTCTTGAATAATCGGCGGATGTTCCTTTCTTTCTACGAAACCGTATGGTTCAGGATAGTGATACCTAAGCTTATACTGTATGTCCATCAAAAACTCTGAAGCCAGTTTCCAAAACTCAGAATCATCTGTCTTGGTCTTCAACGTTTCGTATGCCTCTTGGAATTTAGGCATGGTAAAGTATTCTGCGTGTCGTTTGGCTTTTTTTAGGAACATCTCTGGAAAAAGCGCCCAATACCTGTAGATATGTTTAGGTAAATAGATCGCCCTAGAGAGGTGATCATGACAATTATTACCATATACAAGTTCTATGCCTTTGTCTAAATAGTTGGAAAGCCGTTTTGGGTTTAAAAAGGCTTTAATTTTTTTCTTCCTCAGGTACCTTTTATCTAAACCCAACCTCCATGCATCTTCGATGGCAATTACTTCAGGCAGATTTTTCGAAAAGCGAAATCGGTACTCTTCATTTAGTTTGCGAGTGTTCAACAATTGTACGAAGGGAAAACTAAATGTATTAACGTCCGGGTAAATGCTTGGCAGAACTTTGATATAGTTGGCTGTTTGTTCATGGATTATTTCGTTGGCTTGAATCGAAAAGATGTACTCATGTTGGCATCTGCCTCGTACTTCGTTGGTAACGTCAGCCAGTACAGTCATGTCTTTTTTGTCAGGCCACCGATAACGATAAACCTTAACTTTTGAGTTTGCTTTGGCGATTTTTTCCAAGATTTCAAAGGTCCCGTCTGTTGAGTATCCATCTGAAACCAAAAATTCGTCACATGCGGGCAAAGCAGAAGCTATTGCTTCAACAAAGGGATAACCTTGCTCCAGCACGTTTTTAACTATCATGAACCCTGAAATCATAAAATCACATTTGCTGAACTTGTTTAAAAATTCTTGTAACTTACAAAAATTGTGTCCTCTTAGGATTTAACGTATTTCCTGAGTTTCCTCTTAAAAGATTTGTATAAACTCTCAATGAGGGTTGGTCGACGATATCGCTCAGGTTGCCACTTTTCAAAGCTAACCTCGGATATTTTGAATTTTTCCTCGTCAAAAAGGACATATTGTCCGCTCTTTATTCGTGGAGAGTTTTTGAACAATTCCAAGTTTGAAGCAGTGATGTCATCTTTGTGGTCCCGATCTCGACGAGGTTTAAGCGGTATACAAACCGAACAAAGCGGGCAGAAAGTTGAAATCTGTTTTTGGAACGCGGAAATCGGTTTATTCCACCAGCCTTTTTCTATGGGTAAACCGAGGTTGTACCCCAGAATCATGTCAAAGGCGCCCATAACTTCACAGCGGTAACACCCTTTTGGGGTAATGCTTGGGCTCCATTGGTCGGCAAGCCAGCATGCGCTTATAAATTTGTTCCGTGTTGCCTCATCCTTGATTAAATCTTTACTGGCGCATAGAATTGGTTGGTGAACAACTGTTTCTGAATGGGGATTGTAGTAGATAACACCGTAGTTTTCTCTTATGAACGCTTCTTTTCCGAAGAAATTCGATGTCCATATCCCTCTTTGTTCTTTTTTTGGGATTTTTGACGCGAAATATTCTGTGAATTCTTTAATCTGTGGATGAAGAGTTGTGTTGCCGCCAATTATACCGATAACTTTGGGCCAATCCTCAAGTGAGTCCACCGCTTTCTTGAAGGTTTCCAAGTCCATATCCCATTTCGGAGCGTGTGAAATCAGATGGGTGCAGTTTGCACAGTTTTTTTCACATCGGTTGGTGATGTCTATCTGGATGCACCAGGTTTCTTTGGCATCTTTCATCGAAGCACACTCCTATTTTGCTCGTGTTGTTTTTACATCTTAGTTTGCTGGGAGCTTAATTTTACATGGTTGTGCCTATATATAACGGTTCAATGCAAACTCTTATCAATAGAATTCTGGAGTTCAGACCAAACCTTGTTTTGAAAAGCCTCAGGCGTCAATATCCCAATTTTGCTCCATAATTCTCTACGTTTAAGCTCCCACGTGTTCTCAGCATCCATAAACCGCAGAATTTTCTCTTTCAAGTCCTCGACCGTTTGCCAACGGTACCGGGCTGGGATGAATTCCCTCATACCGCCGCTGTCATGCACCACTGTCACGCAGCCACTTGCCAACCCCTCCACTGGCGCGATGCCGAAGTGTTCTCCCTCCATGAGGTGCACATAGATACGGCTGTCCTGAAGCAACTCCAGCAGGTCTGGAGTGGGCAGGTTGGTTTTTAGGTTGTAATTGGGGGGGAGGCTTTGTTTGAATCGTTCAAACCATTGTTTTTCTGCTTCGATTAGGCCGCCGACGCTTACGAACTCAAATTGTGGCAAATCCGTGGCGAGTTGTTTTAGGATTTCATGCCGCTTGGCAGGGATGAAGCGGGCCACGTACACGACGCGTCTTTTGCGTTGGGCGAGGGGTTTGTCGCACCAGAACTTTTCGAGGTTCACAGGCGGGTAGACTACTATGGGGTCTTTGGCGCCATGCGTCTTCCAGAGGGCTGTGAGGGCGTCTTTTGTGTAGTTGCTGTTGCAGAAAACCAAATCCAACTTGCTTATGCCTTGTTCCACCCAATGCTTAAACAGCCACAAATACAGCTTCCGTTTCAGTGTGCCCCTTGCGTAGTCGTAGTGGATTTCGGGGAAATGCACGTAGGCGATGTTTTTTTTGGCTTTGTTTAGGAAAACGGGTTCAAAAGGCGAGCTGGATTGGGTGGAGAAGAGGTAGTCGTAGCTTAGTTGTTTTCGGTATTTTTTGAGGAGTTTGGCGAAGTTGCGGTGTCGCTTGTAGATGGTGAACGGTGGTTTCTCGTCGGTTCGGTGTCCCAGTGAGTGGATAGCGACTTGTTTGGGAAAGGTTTCGCCGACGATGTCGCGGTACTTGGCTGCGTCGAAGTCAAAGGTTAACAGCTCCACGTCCTGCCCGTGGTTGAGGAGGGTTTTGATTACGTTGTGGCAGACGCGTTCTCCGCCGCCGTATATGTCGAGGTATGGGTGAACGACTAGGAACTTGGCCAAGCGTTTCAGTCTCTTTTGAGTTGGGTTGTCTCTTCTTTTTCTTTTGGCAACTAAAGAAGTTTGCTAGACGATGGGTGTAGGCGTTTTTTAGCAAGATATATACGCGGGGTTGGAAAGTGTGTTGTAGGATGGCGCTTCGGTGAAACAAGAAAAAATGACCTCCCAAAGGAAGCTTAAAGTTGTTTTCGCTGACCCCCCGTTTGGAAAAGAAGCTAAAGGGGAAGCCGTAACTGAATCTCCGAATTTGGGCATTCTCTACATCATCGGCTACGCCCGAGAGCGCCTATCAAACGTTGAATTTACCTATCTTGAGCCGTTTCTCTCCCTCGAGGAGCACTTAGAGAAAGTTAAGCAAATCAAACCTGACGTTTACGCCATCTCTTTCACCACTCCGAGAAGAGACCTCTCCTTTGAAACCATCGCCAAGGTGAAGGCGCTGGGTTTGGACATGGTTATGGCTGCTGGCGGTGCGCACCCAACCATCGACCCCGAGGACGTCTTAAAAAACACCGCCATCGACGTCTGCATCGTGGGCGAAGGCGAAGAAACAACAACCGAGTTGCTCCAAAGAATCCAAGCCAACCAACCCATAATCGACGTTTTGGGCACTGTTAACCGCCAAAAAAACAACGGTCTACGCCCCCTGCTGACCGACATAGACTTTTTCCCTGCTTGGGATCTGATCGACTTCGAGAACTATGATGTCGCGGTAAGCAGAAAGAAACGTATGGCCTACCTTTTGCCCATCCGCGGCTGCCCCAACTACTGCACCTACTGCAGCAACCCCGTCTGGAAACTCGAAAAGCCTTGGATTCGTATGCGGTCGCCGAAGAACATCGCCCAAGAAGTCCAGTACCTCTACGGCAGGGGCATACGGGAAATCTACATCCGCAGTGACACCTTCAACGTAGACATAAAGTGGGCGCTTGAGGTTCTATGCGAAATCGAGAAACTAAAGCTGAAGGGATTGATTTTCCAGTGTAACCTGCGCGCTGACAAACTTAACGATGAACTGGCCAAGAAGCTGCATGACGTGCATGTTTGGCTGGCGCATATCGGGTTGGAGTCTGCTAACGACCGCGTGTTGCGGGGTATCGGCAAAAACGCCACTCAAGCCGACAACATCCGCACCCTCGAATTGCTCAAGAAGCACGGGGTTAAAGTTTATGGGTTCTTGATGCTCTACAACGCTTGGGAAACCAACGGCAAACTCGAATACGAAACGCCTGAGGAAGTCCAAAACACACTCGACTTCGCCAAAAACTGCCTCAAAGACAACCTCATCGAATACATCTCTTGGTCCATAACCAACCCCATCATCGGCTCTAAACTCTACCACATAGCCAAAAAACACGGCATAGCAGCCTACAACGTCAAAATCGGGAACTGCATGCGGCTACCAGGCATCAGCGAGGAGCAGATGGTGGAGCATGTGAAGCAGGGTATGATACTGCAACTCTTAAACGGCATTCAAAAAGGCATGATAGCTGGAAAGGGTGCGAAGAGGGCTGCACAGAAAGCTGTGAAAATACTTAACATGTAACTGGTCCCATTAAATGTTAAATTATGTTGTTTAGGGGCGGCTTCAGGTTAAGTTTATTTTGCCCAATTAATTGGGTAAAATGGTGCCCTGTGACCGAGACCACCTACTACGAAAACAAAATTTACTTACCTAAAGAAATAAAGAAAAAACTAGGTATAGTAGAGGGAGACGTGTTGCATATCGAAATCGTTGAAAAAGGTACAGTAAAACTAAGTGTAGTACGCAGATGCGGTGCAGCCAAGAGGGCACTGGAAAAACTTGACAACCCTCCAGATATGGGGACAATTAAGGGAACCTTGTCAAGGGAAGAAATCTATGAAGATATTACTTGACACAAACATCCTGGTGCATGCATATAACAAGTCTTCACCTCATCAACAAGAAGCCGCCAACATTCTAAAGAAAGCCCTGAAGGGAGAAACAAAAGCCTGCTTAACGCCTCAAATCCTCTATGAGTTATTTATGGTAGTCACTAACCCAAAAAGAGTTGAGAAGCCCCTGCCAATTGCTGAAGCAGCCGATTTATGTATCGACCTTTGGGAAAGCAACAATATCGACAAATTAAACCATTCAGAAGTTGCACTGTTGGAAGTCTTCAAGCTTGTAAAGAAGCTTAAACTTGACAGAGCTAAGATTTTTGATTGTGTGCTGGCTGTGATTGCTAAAGAAAACAACGTAAAGACAATCTTCACAGAAAACATCGATTACTTCAAGCGGTATTCATTCTTAAAAACGCATAACCCGTTTGAAAGATAAATTTGCGGTCGCCATAGCCCCCCATATTTGGGGATTTGGAGCAGCGTTTTTGCAGTGAAGCAGGCAGAGCAACAATTCACCACAGGCCTCTATCAAGTTGAAGCCAATCAGCCGAGTTTCGTGTTTGCTGCACCCTATTTTGGAGGTTTCGGGACAAATTTATTAACCAAAACTGCAGTGATATGCTAATATAACCCAGTTGTGTATGCATTGAGCGAGGAAGAGGTATGTTTAAGCTTAAAGTGTCTGACGCTAAACTCCTAAGAGACATGGCAACCGCCATTTCAATTCTAGTTGACGAAGCCACATTCAAAATTGAAGCCGACGGCTTAAAACTACGAGCCATGGATCCATCACGCGTTGCCATGATAGACTTCGAATGGCCAAAAAGCGTCTTCCAAGAATACGAGGCAACTGAACCCACAAAAATCTGCCTCAACATAAGCGAACTCCTCAAACTACTAAAACGAGCAGGCAAAGACGAATCCGTCGAACTCAGCCTCGACGACAAAACAGGCAAACTGCTCGTCACCATAATGGGCAAGTACGCCAGAAAATTCACCATGAGCATGCTTGAACCCAGCGAAGAAGAAGTTCCAACACCAAAAATCAGCTTCAACGTCAAAGCAAAAACCACAACCACAGGCTTAAGCCAAGCCATCGAAGACGCACAACTCGTAAGCGACCACGTCAAAATCGAAGCAGAACCAGAAAAAATGACACTCAGCGCAACAGGCGACATCATGGGAGCAACCATAACCATCCAAAAAGGCACCGACGCACTCCTAGACCTCGAAGTCAAAGAGAACGCCAAAGCCACCTTCAGCCTCAGCTACCTAAGCGAAATCATCAAAGCCGCATCAGCAAGCAGCGAAATAGCTACCCTAGAATTCTCTACAGACATGCCCATAAAAATCGACTTCCAACAGGCAAAAGAGGGAAAACTGACCTTCTTCTTAGCGCCCAGAATCGAAACCGAATAGGCGCAAAGACAAAATGGAATTGGCCGTAATTTCCATCGAGGATTACGCCAAATACCCCTTTCTTAAACAAGCATCATCACAAATCAAGGAACTAGACTTAACCATCCAAAACCTCGTCGAAGACCGCTTCGTTCTGGAACGCGCCCAAAAACGCGTGGAATGCGCCATCCTCGACCTAACCACAGGCCAGATGGATGTGGATAGGCGCAAAGAAATCTCGTCTTTTGCCGCTTCTCTGATTTTAGTCATCGCCACCAAAAAACCGTGGATAAAAAAACGGTACGCTTTAGCAGTAGCAAAAACCGCCTACAGCCAACTGTTAAACGAAAAAAACCCAAAACCCAAAATTGCAGCGATAGCTAAAGACTTCGACTGGGACATCTCCGACGGCAGTGAAGCCTACAAAGATTTCCGCATCGGTTTCACCTTCTACTTAAAAAACGCCGCCCACATGCACGGCAACGAATGGAAACTCGTCAACCAAATCATCGACAAAGGCAAAGTCTACCTAAATAAAGACAAAGTAGCACGCTTACTCCAAGAAGAAATCAAAAACCGCATAGAAAAACGCCTCGACATAGCTGAACTCAAAAACCTCCCCGAAGACATAAACATAATCGCCTACAAACTCAACGCGTTAGCCCAAGACATCATGGGGCAAGAAACAGAAGAGATGCCCAAAGTGGTGGTTCAAGCAGCTTTCCCACCCTGCATAAACGCGCTCTACGCCGAAGCCGCAGCCGCCCACCATCTCAGCCACATCGGACGCTTCACCCTCACCTCTTTCCTACTCAACATAGGTATGACACCTGAAGCAGTAAACGAAATGTACAAAACCTTCTCCGACTACAACGAACGCTTAACCCGCTACCAAATTGAACACATCGCAGGTGAACGTGGCTCAGCAACCCAGTACAAGCCGCCGCAGTGCTCAGTTCTACAGACGCATGGGGTATGCAAAAACCGTGACGAATTGTGCCGTCGCATCTATCACCCGTTGGGATATTATTTAAAAAAGCAGAAAATACAAAAATAAGTTGATAGCTCGCTTAAAGTTTATTAATTCATACATACTGCTATTGCATTGGCACCCTTTATGGACTGCACAATAATGGGAACAGCACCAAACTCGGAAATCGGTGTCATTCTGCCAACGTACGGCGAAGCCGACAACATATCCAGATTAATAGACGACATAGAAAACCTGCACCTAAACACATCCATCCTCGTCATAGACGACTCCAGCCCCGACGGAACCGCCCGAATCGTCTTAGAAAAACAAAAACAGCACCCAAACGTGGTTCTTTGCAGCCGACCAAAAAAATCAGGCTTAGGCACCGCCATAACCGACGGCTTTAGATATTACCTCTCAGCAACCTATCCGCCAAAATACGTTTTCACCATGGACGCCGACTACTCCCACAACCCCCAAGACATCCCCAAACTTCTGGCGACCATGCGGGATTGCAACTGCGCCATCGTCATAGGTAGCCGCTACCGTGAAGGCGGAGAAATCCAAGGTTGGCCAGTTTCAAGAAAAATCATCAGCAAAACAGCCAACGCCATCGCCCGCACAGCACTAGGCTTGGATCTTCATGACTGTACAAGCGGCTTCCGCTGCTACTCCACCGAATTTCTAAAATCCGCCATCAACCACCTTCACAGCCACACCTATGAGATTCAAATAGAAACCGTGCGGCAAGCAGCACTCGGCCACTTTGAGGTCAAGGAGACACCTGTTTTGTTCGTTAACCGCAAGCAGGGTAAGTCCAAGTTGACTTGTACGGAAATCCAAAGTTTCCTCTCCTACACTCTGAAGGCTGTTTGGCGTTCTTAGGTGTGGTTAAAAATTTAAAAAGCCCCCAAGGCGTCTTTAGGGTTTTAGAGATGACAAGTTAACTTGAAAAGGGGCAGCACCAAGGCTTTTGCGGTTGCAGTTTTTCTTTTAGCGGTTAGCGTCGCATTGGGGGTTGTCAGCATCTATCCAGTGACAACAGGCGCAAACCATTCAGTAGTCATAATCGACGACAGCTTTCACCTGAGTCCAAACGAAGTGCGCCGACAAGGCATCGGTTCATTTCACGGCGACGAAAACCTCACCCTAAAAGTCATCAGTAACGATGTCTTCGTTAAGAACTTCTCGGTTGTGGCTTACGACGGTTACCGCTTCAACATCTCCACCACGCAGAATGTCACGTACGCTTTTAACGCTGGAGCAGACTACTATGAAGCAGTCTTCACCACAAACGAAACCAACAGTGGAACCGTCCGATTCCAAGTCTCAGTCTATGAACCCGAAGTTACGCATCCGCTGGCTTGGATGGACACACCCGCAAAAATCATGTTCCTCGCCAGTTTAGTTGCAGTTACGGTTGTAATCCTAAAAATGGGCATCCTCAATCGGATTGCACTGGGGCAAGGCAAAAACGGTTTGGAGACCATCAGCCAAACCAACCGCCACCGCTTAATAGCACTTCTGGCGCTTTCTTTGGTGTTGTGGTTTCTGGTTTTAGCTTTCAACCCGAACCCGCTGGGCACCTTTGAAAACTGGTACACCGACCACGCACGCCACCCATACGTTGCAAGCCTATTCCTAAAGGACGGTTTAGCCATATTCAGCCAACCTCTGGACACTTTGGCAAGCCAAGATAATTCGCGGTTTATGTTTGTAACTTGGCCTGAGATGCCTCATCTTTACCCAGTTGGCAGTGTGGCTTTGTTTCTGCCTTTTGGCGTGTTGTTGCAGGCGGGGGTGGATGCAGTTTTGGTGTATAAGCTGGAGATAGCGGTTTTCTTGGTTTTCGCCCACCTCTGCCTGTACCTGTTTTTGGAGGTGTTCTTAAAGAAAGATATGCATCTGTTTTGGAAGTTGGTTGGACTATACATCGCTTATGTGTCACTTGTGGTTTACGCAGCCAACGGGATGTTTGATTCGGTAGCGTTTGTTTTTGGGCTCGGAGCAGTTTTTATGTTTCTAACTGGCCGCTATGACCGTTTTGTGTTGTTAACTGCGGTTTCGGTGTTGTTTAAGTATCAAGCAGGCATCTTTCTGTTGCCCTTCATCGCTGTCGGAGTTCTGGAACTGCTGAAAACCAACCGCTTAACAGGAGTCGTTAGGAATAAACCTGTAGTTTTAGGCGTGATACTCGCCGCAGCAAGCTGTTTCACAGCTTATCTGAGTGCACCTTACCTGCTGGCTACTCGTCCGGAGCTTGTTTTAAACGGCATCAACGCCTTTATGCCACATGCCCAAATCGGTTGGTCGATGCAGTCAACTGCGGTACTGCTGACACTTGGCGCCACCATCGCTTACTCAGTATATATGCTTAACAAAAACAGGTTCCTTTCGTTTAGCGCTCTTTTTCTGCTGTTGCCTAGCTTCACTTTGCCTTACTTCCAGAACTGGTATTTACCTTTCCTGTTCGTTTACGTGCTGGTGCCTCAGCGCAGAGAAGAGTCTGAGGTCACGTTGGTTTGGTTGGTGTTTATGATTTTTGTGTTGTCATTTGGCGGGGTGGCGTTTAATCCGCTGCAGATTTGGGGGCATTTCCAGAAGATGGTTGGATTATGAGCGCTGTTTACTGAAAACTCTTTTAGCCAGAACCGCAATCTTATGGCTTGGGCCGGGGTGGCGGAGTGGTTATCGCGCCAGCCTCGAGATCATATCAAAGGGCGCCAGATTACTTACTGGCGGGATAGCTGGTGGGCTTCGTGCTCGCAGGGGTTCGAATCCCTTCCCCGGCGCCAACAACATACCTTTGGACAAACACCCGGCTAGCCGCTATTTGGGCTTTCGAAAGATTTCGCCCTTCTCGTAATCGCAAACGTATTGGAAACCTGGATACAAATGGGTTAAGTTTCCATATCCACATCGATTTAGCGTTGCTCTATAGACTATTATTTTTTCAGGGCAATTTGCCGCAGGGTTTCTTGCATTTCAGGCTTTTGATATTTTTGTTCATTTTCTAGATAGTCAACCACGGTTTCATATTCTATTTTGTCCATTTTTTCCTCTAGCCAATGAACACCTTCAGATTTGAGTCGTATCAAGGACCAAAGGTTCATGCCATTCTCTTTGGCGGCCTCGGTTGCCCCTTGTTCCCTATCAATCAGTACAACGACATCATCACACGTTATTTCTACGCCTTTGTCCTTTGCTGCTTGAAGGATCTGCGCTTTTGCGATAAGCTTAGTGTTAAATTTTGTTGCTAAGTCATCGATTATAGCAACCTTATCTCCGTTCTGGAAGTCACCCTCGACTAAAGCATGGTGCCCATGGCTGCTGAGCTTAGTTTTCAAATCGGGCAATTTTTTATAAAAATCTGCGACATCCTCAACACTCTCTATGTGCCTGCCATAGCACGATGGAAGACCTGTTGAAATAGTAATAGCTGAAGCTAGGGGAATTCCAGCCATGTATAAACCAACAGTTCTTGTAACTGCAGGTGTTTTTGTACTAATAAGTCCTCCGAGGGCTCCGCCTATATCACAGAGTATTTGTTTGCTTGTCTTCTTACTTCCCATCGGTCTAAGATTAATGTAAATGGGACTCCAAATTTTTGCTCTCAGAATGTATCCTTTAGGGTTGCCTCTATACCAAGTCTCAATCATACCTTGGTCATAAAGCATTTGGATTATTGCTTTGCCTGTTTCCTCTCTGTTAAAGGTCGTAACTAGTTAACTCTCCTCTGCATGACGCTGAATTCACCATAAGTAGGAATCTTGAATTCTTTTATCTTTCGGAAACCCACATTAGCATAAAATGCTTCTCTTTCCTTAAATGCATCAAGGCAAATCGATGAAACCCCATTGAATTTACAATAATCTATGAAAAATAGCAAGAGTTGCTTTCCAATACCTTTGCCCTGAACTTCCTTATCTACTGCAAGAGTTTCTACCTTGACTGTTTTAGGGTTCAAGTGAATGAAATGAAGTACTGCAAGAAGTTTGTCTCCATCCTCAACAACAAATACTTTGCCTTTCTTGCTAATTTTCAAGAAGTAAAGGTATTCTCCAATTTCAGATTTATCTATTCGTGGGTCCCCGCACTTTGGCCAGCGTTTTTTGCAGTCATTATAGTTTAATTCACGCAAAAAATCGCCAGGCGGCATTAAAACCGGTGGGTAAGCCCACTCTATATCAGGTGGATATCCCTCAAGTAATAGGAAGTAATTGTCCTCTTCATGAATGATTGTTGAAAAGAAATGGGGAAAACAAATCGCTGTGTTTCTAGCTGCTATGCTCATTGTTTTCACATCGGTTGCTCCTGCAGCCAGGGCAGCATTAGCGACAATCCGGAGAGTTTTTCCCGTATCAACCCGTACGTAAGTAATTAGGACTTTTTTGTCCTTAATCTTATCCCCAGGAAAATTTGTTACTTCTAAAGCGTCACCTTTTCTTACGACGTCGCATGTATAGGTCTCAATCGCTTCATCTTCTAATATCTCAGGTAATCGACCGATAATCTCAACGCCAGATATTCCGACTCCAATGAGAACTGGAAGGTTCTTACCATAATATTGGCGTAGCTCAAAAGCAAGCGACTTTAATAGGCGACTGAAGATATCCTCTGTTAAATATACATCCAACGTCTGCACTGCTACTGTATATTTTATGCTAACTTCTCTGGGGGCATCGCTCTAACTGGATGTAGCTCTATTTCATTGCCAAGTGCATCGCTAAAGCAGCGACGACAAAGAATTCCATTGTTTGTCTCGTATTTGCCAGTAATAGCTTCATGTATATGAACTCCGCAATGTGCACATGTTATAGCTGGTTTTTCGCAAAGTTGAAGTCGTAATGAACTAATTCTTTTTCTTGTAGCTTCATTCACCCCAGATTCACCTCTAATCAACTACAACATTCCC
This region includes:
- a CDS encoding AbrB/MazE/SpoVT family DNA-binding domain-containing protein, with translation MTETTYYENKIYLPKEIKKKLGIVEGDVLHIEIVEKGTVKLSVVRRCGAAKRALEKLDNPPDMGTIKGTLSREEIYEDIT
- the pcn gene encoding proliferating cell nuclear antigen (pcna), coding for MFKLKVSDAKLLRDMATAISILVDEATFKIEADGLKLRAMDPSRVAMIDFEWPKSVFQEYEATEPTKICLNISELLKLLKRAGKDESVELSLDDKTGKLLVTIMGKYARKFTMSMLEPSEEEVPTPKISFNVKAKTTTTGLSQAIEDAQLVSDHVKIEAEPEKMTLSATGDIMGATITIQKGTDALLDLEVKENAKATFSLSYLSEIIKAASASSEIATLEFSTDMPIKIDFQQAKEGKLTFFLAPRIETE
- a CDS encoding B12-binding domain-containing radical SAM protein; its protein translation is MTSQRKLKVVFADPPFGKEAKGEAVTESPNLGILYIIGYARERLSNVEFTYLEPFLSLEEHLEKVKQIKPDVYAISFTTPRRDLSFETIAKVKALGLDMVMAAGGAHPTIDPEDVLKNTAIDVCIVGEGEETTTELLQRIQANQPIIDVLGTVNRQKNNGLRPLLTDIDFFPAWDLIDFENYDVAVSRKKRMAYLLPIRGCPNYCTYCSNPVWKLEKPWIRMRSPKNIAQEVQYLYGRGIREIYIRSDTFNVDIKWALEVLCEIEKLKLKGLIFQCNLRADKLNDELAKKLHDVHVWLAHIGLESANDRVLRGIGKNATQADNIRTLELLKKHGVKVYGFLMLYNAWETNGKLEYETPEEVQNTLDFAKNCLKDNLIEYISWSITNPIIGSKLYHIAKKHGIAAYNVKIGNCMRLPGISEEQMVEHVKQGMILQLLNGIQKGMIAGKGAKRAAQKAVKILNM
- a CDS encoding PIN domain-containing protein; this encodes MKILLDTNILVHAYNKSSPHQQEAANILKKALKGETKACLTPQILYELFMVVTNPKRVEKPLPIAEAADLCIDLWESNNIDKLNHSEVALLEVFKLVKKLKLDRAKIFDCVLAVIAKENNVKTIFTENIDYFKRYSFLKTHNPFER
- a CDS encoding glycosyltransferase; the encoded protein is MAKFLVVHPYLDIYGGGERVCHNVIKTLLNHGQDVELLTFDFDAAKYRDIVGETFPKQVAIHSLGHRTDEKPPFTIYKRHRNFAKLLKKYRKQLSYDYLFSTQSSSPFEPVFLNKAKKNIAYVHFPEIHYDYARGTLKRKLYLWLFKHWVEQGISKLDLVFCNSNYTKDALTALWKTHGAKDPIVVYPPVNLEKFWCDKPLAQRKRRVVYVARFIPAKRHEILKQLATDLPQFEFVSVGGLIEAEKQWFERFKQSLPPNYNLKTNLPTPDLLELLQDSRIYVHLMEGEHFGIAPVEGLASGCVTVVHDSGGMREFIPARYRWQTVEDLKEKILRFMDAENTWELKRRELWSKIGILTPEAFQNKVWSELQNSIDKSLH
- a CDS encoding GNAT family N-acetyltransferase; its protein translation is MTEIQATIKLRIDVDYPYPSSRKKSFFYVALGIKNRKGKDYLRNARVIAKMVNESPKKVKAYWFFTPYTIPDKKLLELLQPDRHEIGLHIANDAEKELTSLEKGTGRTVNFYTYHGTSNRFAQLLWKRKLGQKQSSVPNGFPLQSFHEYKTTSLDTRIFEVGLDTVKEEIKTWLKEGTVISIHPEWLFVTGKKNHRGRYYEALKFLLEVDDEFDSVQVRKKFFVKIAKDNQEYEKNASPTQAFIEKLEERRVDIYTFLERAWCCPITNPQSNWLRTEDNVGLLEITTFDDWFSSVGKKTRNMVRRAEKSGVKVKVVDLDDKLVEGIWKIYNETPIRQGRAFPHYGESLKSVGDNMAMAKKATFIGAYIDDELVGFIQIVYGDQIAIISQILSLQKHWDKALNNALLAKAVEVCAANGNRWLMYGRIGNHPSLDTFKENNGFKKFPIARYYVPLTSKGRVAIRLGLHRDLKDALPQWLKGPLIPVFSWISRNKAKVKRRLRSRQ